A single genomic interval of Zingiber officinale cultivar Zhangliang chromosome 4A, Zo_v1.1, whole genome shotgun sequence harbors:
- the LOC121972988 gene encoding epsin-1-like yields MTSMQRTLDTLVDLVGSWVTVHPGPSPAPVPPTEDAPDPDSAAVPAPATTSAPTADPAPTPPGDELIEFYSGLIGGPAGVQWIDGRAFGEGPRARHRGDAQALAPAEDEAEEEFHGPASPNLEETVSTRLEELTLEVASLRTTLDTVVQQQTSMQATMTSMQRTLDTLVDLVGSWVTVHPSQSGPSPAPVPPAEDAPDPDSAAVPAPATTSAPAADPAPTPPGDELIEFYVPI; encoded by the exons ATGACTTCGATGCAGCGGACTCTGGACACACTAGTGGACTTAGTGGGCTCGTGGGTGACGGTCCACCCTGGTCCATCCCCCGCCCCTGTTCCCCCTACTGAGGATGCCCCTGATCCTGACTCTGCGGCGGTTCCTGCTCCGGCTACTACGTCCGCTCCAACTGCTGATCCTGCTCCCACTCCTCCTGGAGACGagcttatcgagttttat TCGGGTCTGATTGGTGGTCCCGCTGGAGTTCAATGGATCGATGGCCGTGCttttggggagggaccccgggctcgccacaggggggatgcacaggccttGGCTCCTGCGGAGGATGAGGCTGAGGAGGAGTTCCACGGGCCAGCTTCTCCGAATCTTGAGGAGACGGTTTCCACTCGCCTTGAGGAGCTGACCCTGGAGGTAGCCAGCCTGCGTACCACGTTGGATACCGTGGTCCAGcagcagacttcgatgcaggcgacTATGACTTCAATGCAGCGGACTCTGGACACACTAGTGGACTTAGTGGGCTCGTGGGTGACGGTCCACCCGTCTCAGTCTGGTCCATCCCCCGCCCCTGTTCCCCCTGCTGAGGATGCCCCTGATCCTGACTCTGCGGCGGTTCCTGCTCCGGCTACTACGTCCGCTCCAGCTGCTGATCCTGCTCCCACTCCTCCTGGAGACGagcttatcgagttttatgttcCTATATGA